In Natronococcus sp. AD-5, the genomic window TCTCCGACTTCTACGAGGACGGGTTCAACACGACCCATCAGAACGCCGAACTCGCGACCGAGTACCCGGAGCGGTTCGTTCTCAACGGCTCGTTCGATCCTCGCGACGGCGAGGAAGGGATGGAACACCTCGAGGAACTCCACGAGACGTACGATATCCAGGGAGTGAAACTCTACACGGCCGAATGGCGCGGCGAGTCCAAGGGCTGGCGCCTCGACGACGAGGAGGCGTTCCGGTTCCTCGAGAAGTGTTCGGAGCTCGGTATCGAGAACATCCACCCGCACAAGGGACCGACGATCCGGCCGCTGAACCGCGACGCGTTCGACGTCAAGGACGTCGACGACGCCGCGTCGTCGTTCTCCGAACTCAACTTCATCGTCGAGCACGTCGGCCTCCCGCGGTTGGACGACTTCTGCTGGATCGCCGGCCAGGAGCCGAACGTCTACGGCGGGCTCGCGGTCGCCGCGCCGTTCGCCCAGAACCGACCCGGCAAGTTCTCGGAGATCATGTCGGAACTGCTCTGGTGGCTCGGCGAGGACCGCCTGCTGTTCGGCTCGGACTACGCGCTCTGGAACCCCGACTGGCTCGTCGAGGAGGTCATGGAAGCGGAACTGACTCAGGAACACCGCGCGGAGTACGGCGTCGAGTGGGACCTCGAGACGAAGAAGAAGGTGATGGGCGAGAACGCGGCCAAACTGTACGACATCGACGTCGAGGAGAAGAAAGCCCAGTTCCGCGAGGACGAGATCAGCCGGCAGTTCGGCCTCGAGGACCACTACGCGAGCGAGGAGCCCGCGGCCGCGGACGACTGATGACCGGACGCACTTCGGACGGCCCCTCCCGCGAGGCCGTCCGCGACCGTCTGGATCGGGTGACGGATCCGGAGCTCGACCGCTCGATCGTCGAACTCGAGTACGTCGACGCGATCGAGATCGACGGCGACCGCGTCACGGTTCACGTCACGCTACCGACGGCGTGGTGCTCGCCGGCGTTCGCCTGGATGATGACGTCCGACGCGCGCGAGGAGGTCGAACGGCTGCCCGGCGTTGCGCGAACGCGCGTCTTCCTCCGCGAACACATGCACGACGCCGAGATCAACCGCGGGGTAAACGCGGGGCTGCCGTTCGAGGACGCGTTCCCCGACGCCGACGGCGCCGTCGACGCGGTACGAGCGGAACTCGACCGCAAAGCCAGGATCGCCCGCCAGTACGACGCGGTCGAAGCGCTCCTCGAGGCGGGACTCAACCCCGAGACGATCGTCTCGCTTCGCCCGCGGGATCTCGAGCGCACCAATCGGGGCGATCGCGTGGCGGTCTACCTCGCGGATCGAGCCGTCGGCGTCTCCGTTCCGGCGGCTCCGATCGACGACTACCTCGAGAAAGCTCGCGAAACGGGCGCAGTCGACGCGCCGACGGACGTGCTGTTTCGAACGCCCGAGGGGGAACCGATCGATCCCGAAGCGTTCGATCTCGTCCACCGCCGGGCGCGACTGACGCAGGTCAACATGTCCGGTCAGGGCGGGATCTGTGACGGGCTGCGAGAAGCAAGGGAGAAACGCCTCGAGCGAACGCCGTCGGTCCGACGGCGAAGCGGGCTACTTCTCGACTTCGAGTAGCACGACCCGTTCTCGAACGAGCGCTCCGAGACTCGCGTCGGTCGCCCCGCGTTCGGCGTCGGTGATCTCGAAGAACGACTCGAGGGTCTCCTCGTGCGGTTTCTCGAGGGTCGACTCGACGCCGGCGAACGCGTCGAGGCCCCGAACGTCCGCGAGCGCCGCCGATTCATCACCGCCGTCGGCCAGCACCACCGCGCGGTTCTCGCCCTCGCCGACGCCCATCTCGAGCGCGCGGTCGATCTGTCGGCGGCCGGCGGCGTACAGCAGGATCTCGACGGCCCGGTCGCGGGCGACGTTCTCGCCGCGGGAGATGGCGCGGTCGGCCAGTTCCACGGCTCGCTCGGGGTGGCGTCGGTCGGCGACGTAGCGAGCGTCGAACGCCTGCACCGTCGTCCCGTGGCGGTCGCCGATCTCGCCGAGGTCGCCTACGAACGCGTCGAGGTCGTCGATCGCGAGGTGGCACTCGAGGAGCTCCATCAGAAATCACCCAGGCTGGACTGGCTCTCGTCCTCGTCGGTCGCTGCCGTCGCGTTGTCGGCAGCGCCGTCGCTCGAGCTCGTCGCCGTCGCGTCGGCCGCCGACTCGACCGGCTCGACGCCGTTCATCGACGGATCCTCGCGGCCGACGTTCTCGAGGATGTTCTCGGCCGTCTTCCTCCCTTTGAGCGCGCCGAGGACGACGCCCTTGTCGGCGGTTCGCAGGTCCGCGGGCTCCTCGATGCCGACCTCGTACAGCCGCCGTGCGCGCTTGCGGCCGACGCCGCGGACGGAGACCAGCTCGAGCAGCTCCTCGCCGACGCCGTGTTCGACGCGGGCGCGGGCCTCGCGGACGGCGACGGTCCACTCGCTGCCGATCTCGTTCGCGAGCGACTCGGCCGCGCCGAGCAGCCACTCGGCGGTGTCGACCTTCCCGCGGAGGTCGCCGGGACCGATCTTGTAGCGGTCGGTGATGCGCTCCTCGTCGTCCTCCTCGGCCCAGTCCTCGAGCAGCTTGCCGGTCTTCAGCGCCGCGAGCCAGTCCTCGAAGCGGTCCTCCTCGAACTCGCTGGGCGCGTCGCCGAGCAGCTCGGCCTCGCGCTCGTAGTAGACCTCGCCGAATTTCTCGTCCTCGCCCGAACGGAGGTAGAGTTCGTACATGTCCGGCGTGCGCGAGACGAGCTGGTAGAGCCCGAGCGCGGTCGGGCGCTCGTCGGCGTCCTCGAGCCCGTGGACGATCTCGGCGGCGCTCATCGGATCCAGGTAGAGCCGCGAGACGGTGTGGCCGAGGCTGGTGGCGGCGAGATCTTCGCTCCGACCGTCACCGTCGGCCAGATCCGCCGCCGAGGTGAACGCCCCGCCGTCGGCGTCGCCACCCCTGTCGCGCTCGATGAAATCGTTGCGCTCGAGGTAGTCGAGGACGTTGTCCGTCACGGTCTCGAGCCGCCTGGCTTCGGTCGACTGGCTCGCGTACAGCGTCGCCTCGAGGAACTCGAGCAGCCCCTCGCGCGTCCGGGCGAAGCCGGAGGCGATGGTGGCGAGCACGTGGGTCCGCAGGGCGGGCTCCGCGGCGAGTTTCGAGCGGACGGGTTCGGGATCGGCCCAGACGTACCGGTCGAACAGCTCCTGGCTCTCGTCGTGGCTCTTCGCGAGCAGGACCGCCTCGCCGTAGGGGTCGAGCCCCGGTCGACCGGCGCGGCCCATCATCTGGTGGACCTCGAGCACGTCCAGGGGCGCCATCCCGCCGGCGCTGGGGTCGAACCGCCGCCAGTCCCGGACGATGACCCGCCGCGCGGGGGTGTTGACGCCCGCTGCGAGCGTCGGCGTCGCCGAGATCACTTTCAGCAGGCGCTCGCGGAAGGCGTCCTCGACGATCGAGCGCTGGGTGCTCGACAGGCCCGCGTGGTGAAACGCCGACCCGCGCTCGACGCAGTCGGCGAGGTCCCGGCTCGTCTCCGTGTCGCTGTCCTCGCGGATCTCCTCGGCCAGTTCGGCGAGGTCGTTGCGTTCGCCGTCCGTCAGCTCGCGGGCCGTCACCTGACCGAGTCTGCGAGCCGCGGCCTCGGCGTTCCGCCGGGAGTTGACGAACACGAGCGACGAGCCGCCCTCCTGGACGATGTCGCGGACGAGCGCGGCCTCCTGCTTCTCCGCCCCTTCGACCGGCACCTCGCGCGTCGAGCCGTCGTCGAAGTTCAGCGCGTTGCCGTAGTGAACCCCCATCCGGAGGTCGATCGGTCGCCAGTCGGTGTCGACGAGTTCGGCGTCGAGCCACTCCGCGATCTCGTCTGCGTTGCCGACCGTGGCCGAGAGCGCGACGGTCTGGAGGTCGGGATTCAGCTTGCGGAGCTTGGCGAGGGTCACCTCGAGCGTCGGCCCCCGGTTCCGGTCGTCGATGAGGTGGACTTCGTCGCTGACGACGCAGGTGAGCTCGGAGAGCCAGTCGGCCCCGTTGCGGACGAGCGAATCGACCTTCTCGCTGGTCGCGACGACGATGTCCTTCGTCGCGAGCCAGTCGCTGGTCGATTCGTAGTTGCCCGTCGTCACGCCGACGTCGACGCCGAACGCCTCGTAGGCCTCGAACTCGGCCTTCTTTTCGCTGGCGAGCGCCCGCAGCGGGACGATGTAGAGCGCCTTCCCGCCGCGTTCGATCGCCGACAGCATCGAGAGCGCGGCGA contains:
- a CDS encoding amidohydrolase family protein; amino-acid sequence: MYQQDGESIFVIDAHVHLWDASEENIVHEGGEEFIQCFYDYHTTFTPEDLQWGMDEYRKYGADRMVRDLFEDAAADMAIFQPTYLSDFYEDGFNTTHQNAELATEYPERFVLNGSFDPRDGEEGMEHLEELHETYDIQGVKLYTAEWRGESKGWRLDDEEAFRFLEKCSELGIENIHPHKGPTIRPLNRDAFDVKDVDDAASSFSELNFIVEHVGLPRLDDFCWIAGQEPNVYGGLAVAAPFAQNRPGKFSEIMSELLWWLGEDRLLFGSDYALWNPDWLVEEVMEAELTQEHRAEYGVEWDLETKKKVMGENAAKLYDIDVEEKKAQFREDEISRQFGLEDHYASEEPAAADD
- a CDS encoding iron-sulfur cluster assembly protein; translated protein: MTGRTSDGPSREAVRDRLDRVTDPELDRSIVELEYVDAIEIDGDRVTVHVTLPTAWCSPAFAWMMTSDAREEVERLPGVARTRVFLREHMHDAEINRGVNAGLPFEDAFPDADGAVDAVRAELDRKARIARQYDAVEALLEAGLNPETIVSLRPRDLERTNRGDRVAVYLADRAVGVSVPAAPIDDYLEKARETGAVDAPTDVLFRTPEGEPIDPEAFDLVHRRARLTQVNMSGQGGICDGLREAREKRLERTPSVRRRSGLLLDFE
- the cgi121 gene encoding KEOPS complex subunit Cgi121 translates to MELLECHLAIDDLDAFVGDLGEIGDRHGTTVQAFDARYVADRRHPERAVELADRAISRGENVARDRAVEILLYAAGRRQIDRALEMGVGEGENRAVVLADGGDESAALADVRGLDAFAGVESTLEKPHEETLESFFEITDAERGATDASLGALVRERVVLLEVEK
- a CDS encoding ATP-dependent DNA helicase encodes the protein MNIEELSGLPPGALEHFRSEGIEELYPPQAEAVEAGTTEGENLVAAVPTASGKTMIAALSMLSAIERGGKALYIVPLRALASEKKAEFEAYEAFGVDVGVTTGNYESTSDWLATKDIVVATSEKVDSLVRNGADWLSELTCVVSDEVHLIDDRNRGPTLEVTLAKLRKLNPDLQTVALSATVGNADEIAEWLDAELVDTDWRPIDLRMGVHYGNALNFDDGSTREVPVEGAEKQEAALVRDIVQEGGSSLVFVNSRRNAEAAARRLGQVTARELTDGERNDLAELAEEIREDSDTETSRDLADCVERGSAFHHAGLSSTQRSIVEDAFRERLLKVISATPTLAAGVNTPARRVIVRDWRRFDPSAGGMAPLDVLEVHQMMGRAGRPGLDPYGEAVLLAKSHDESQELFDRYVWADPEPVRSKLAAEPALRTHVLATIASGFARTREGLLEFLEATLYASQSTEARRLETVTDNVLDYLERNDFIERDRGGDADGGAFTSAADLADGDGRSEDLAATSLGHTVSRLYLDPMSAAEIVHGLEDADERPTALGLYQLVSRTPDMYELYLRSGEDEKFGEVYYEREAELLGDAPSEFEEDRFEDWLAALKTGKLLEDWAEEDDEERITDRYKIGPGDLRGKVDTAEWLLGAAESLANEIGSEWTVAVREARARVEHGVGEELLELVSVRGVGRKRARRLYEVGIEEPADLRTADKGVVLGALKGRKTAENILENVGREDPSMNGVEPVESAADATATSSSDGAADNATAATDEDESQSSLGDF